The Inediibacterium massiliense genome includes the window ACAAGGTAACGAGTATGCAAAGTTTTTTCTTGAAAATATGGATAAGTGGCATGAGTCATCAGTAAGTTTTGCAGTTTCAAGGTTATTGCATCATATGAGCCGAATTTTCGAGGATAACATGCCAAAGCACAAATCACCTATCGGTCTTACGGTAGACAGTAAGCTTCTTAGGAAGTTAAAGCAAAAGAAAATGGCGCAAGGCCATAAGCAAGATGACCATGAGCAAAATATGAGTTTGTAATATGCAGTCTTTCAAAACGGAAAGACTGTTATTTTTTTACCCCAAAACAATATGGAAAGGATTTTATTATGAAAAACAAGCAGAAAAATACTCATTCCAGTTCCAATGTACTTGAAAAACAGAATCAAAAACCAAACATGAAAGGCTATCCCGTTAAAAGGATAGCCTTTCATCGTAAAGTTGGTAAAAAAGCATAAGGAGGGGTTGTATGGGTAAGTATATTCATTTTACTGAAGAAGAAAAACGGCAAGCAAATAACGTTGACCTTGAATATTTCCTCCGCCAAAAAGGTGAAACATTGCTACCATCAGGCAGAGAAAAAAGATTAAAGAGTGATCACAGCATTACTGTTCGAGGCAATGAATGGTACGATCATGCAACGGAAAAGGGTGGTCTTGCTATTGATTTTGTGCAAAACTTTTACGGTTTATCTTTTCCCGATGCGGTAACCATGCTCCTTGGTGGTGAGATGGGTAAAGTTTATCATTGTGCTGAAAAGAAAGAAGAAGTTAAAAAGCCATTTAAACTTCCACCACAGAACAAGGATATGCGGAGAACCTTTGCCTATCTCATTAAGCACAGATGTATTGATAGCGATGTGGTTAGTTTTTTTGCCAAAGAAAAATTATTGTATGAAAGCTGTGAAAAGTCTAATAATGGAACAAAAGAATATCACAATGTAATTTTTGTTGGGCTAGATGAAAATTGTGTGGCTCGTCATGCGCATAAGCGTGGCATCTATACTAATGGTAAAGGTTACAAAGGGAATATTTACAGCAGTAATCCTTGTTACAGTTTCCACTTCTGTGGAACAAGTGACATGCTCTATGTGTTTGAAGCACCCATTGATATGCTGTCTTTTATCAGCCTACATAAAGACAGCGATTGGAAACAGCACAGTTATGTTTCCCTCTGTGGACTTTCGGAACAGGCAATGCTCAAACAGTTGGAGATTAACCTTCAAATTAAAAAAGTAGTTTTGTGTTTAGATAATGATAAAGCTGGAATTAATGCGTGTGAGAAGTTTGAAAATTTGTTATATGAACAAGGTATATTGGCTTCTCGTATTTCCCCTATGCTTAAAGATTTCAACGAGGATTTACAGGAAAACGCAAAGGAACAGATTCAAAGCTTTGAAATTAACATGGCATAAAAATAATACTCCCGAGAGATCTTCTCTTGGGAGTATACAAAATCTTTATTCGCTTACGATTTCAAGTGTATTGCTCATAAACTGCACCGCAAATTATAGTTTATTCTTTTTGCCAACTTTCTACTACTAATTCATAATAGTAATTGGCTAAACACTCTAAACAATTACTAATGTTTTCTGCTAATTTTATAAAATTTTCTATATCAACAACCACGTTATCATATGTTTTTAAGTAGAAATGGTACTCATTACGATTGTTTAAAGGGTATCTGCTAAAGTCAATGTTAAAAAATGCTTTGTTAATATCATCATCCATTATATTAGTTGAAATTTCATCAATATAGGCTTCCAAACAAACTATCATTTTTTCAAACTCATCTTTTCCTCGTCCATACCCGAATCCAAACTCTATGATTTTATTTTTTATTGTTAGCCAATTGCCCCTTATATCATGATTTTCTTTGAATTTTGAATTGTATCCAAGTAAAATATTTAAACTCCAGCAAATTGATTTTTCATATAACTCAATTGCATGATTAGTAGCAAATAGAATAGGGAAAATAATGGCATCTGCCTTCTTATCATCATTATTTGTTAGACATTGTTCTGCTAATAGAATTGCACTTTGGAAATATCCTTCTGCAATTACATTCATATTTTGAATTGGTTCATGTTGATTAGTTCTCCAATTCATATATGCATTTTTATTAATATCTGAATTATAGCTAAATAGTTTTTTTATCAAATTCTCTCTTCTCCTTCAAATTTTATATGTATTGTTAAGCGAAATGAATATTACATTGAGTACCGATTGAACATTACCATTTGTGACCAGTTTTTGTATATTATACTACTAAAAATTACAAATAGAAAGGAGCGTTTTTTATGACCTTTTTCCCAGACATGGATATGCTTTTCAACTCACCCGTTATAACCTTGTTAGGAGTAGGACTTCTGATGTTCTTTGTCATTGGGGGTCTTTCTATGATTGCCCACTTTTATACCCTCAACGGAATTAAAAATAAAACTGTTGGTGACGGTCAGCACGGTGTGGCAAGGTTTGCAACTAAAAAAGAAATTACTCAAGTTTATCATCCTGTAACCTTCCAAGTTGCCGATTGGCGAAAGGGCGAAAATCTTCCAAAGAAGCAAGGCTTAGTTGTCGGATCAACGGGAAGAAAAGGAACTGTCACTGCACTTGTAGATACAGGTGATGTTCATTGCTTAATGATTGGTGCAGCAGGTGTTGGTAAAACTGCATTCTTTTTATACCCGAATCTTGAATATGCCTGTGCCAGTGGTATGAGTTTTATAACTACTGATACCAAAGGTGATTTAGCAAGGAATTATGGAACTATCGCAAAAGAAAACTATGGCTACAATATTGCTGTCATTGATTTGCGTAACCCTACAAGAAGTGATGGAAACAACTTACTGCACCTAGTTAATAAGTATATGGACATATATCTTGCCGACAATAAAAAATTTTATGCTAAAGCCAAAGCTGAAAAGTATGCAAAGATTATTGCAAAAACTATTGTATCTCCCGATGGTAATAATGCCGCAATGGGACAAAATGCATTCTTCTATGATGCTGCAGAGGGACTTCTCACAGCGGTGATATTACTCATTGCTGAATACCTACCACCTACTGAAATTGATGGACAATTAGTAGATAAAAGACACATTGTATCGGTGTTCAAAATGGTACAAGACTTGATGGCGCCAAGTCAAGTGAAAGGAAAGAGTCAGTTTCAGCTGTTGATGGATAAGTTGCCATTAACCCATAAAGCAAAGTGGTTTGCGGGAGCGGCTCTTAACTCAGCAGAACAAGCAATGGCATCTGTTCTCTCCACTGTACTGTCAAGACTCAATGCTTTTTTGGACACGGAGATGGAGCAAATTCTTTGTTTTCATTCCTCCATAGATGCTGAAACTTTCTGCAAAGAAAAGTCGGCAATCTTTCTTATACTTCCAGAGGAAGATAACACAAAATATTTTATGGTGTCATTATTTTTACAGCAGTTCTATCGTGAAATGCTTATGGTAGCGGATGAACACGGTGGTAAGCTCCCAAACCGTGTGATGATTTATGCCGATGAAATTGGAACTATCCCAAAGATTGAGTCATTTGAAATGATGCTGTCAGCGGGACGTTCCCGAAAAATTTCAGTTGTACCTATCATTCAGTCTTTTGCACAGCTTGATAAGAATTATGGTAAAGAAGGCTCAGAGATTATCACAGATAACTGTCAGTTGACGATATTCGGTGGCTTTGCACCTAACTCTGAAACAGCACAGGTGCTTTCCAAAGCTTTGGGTAGCAGAACTGTCATGAGTGGCAGTATCAGCCGAGGTAAAAACGATCCTTCACAATCATTGCAGATGATAGAACGCCCACTCCTAACTGCAGATGAACTGAAATCATTGCCCAAAGGTAGCTTTGTTGTCATGAAAACAGGTGCCCATCCTATGCAGACTAAGTTAAGGTTATTTCTTGATTGGGGTATTACCTTTGAAAAGTCACATGAAATAGAGGAAAAATCTCATCGTAAAGTTTACTATGCAGATAAGGAAGAATTAGAGCAGAACATTATTAAATCTTTTTCTGACAGTGAGATAGAAGATGAGGTTATATCCTCTGCAAATAAAAAACATGGAGGTATAAATCATACTGCAATAAAAGAGCAGGCTGAAGAAACAGCATTAAAGCGTAAAACAGTATTAAGACCGTAAGGAAGAAGGTGTTTATATGAGTTTTTTTGGAAGTCTTTATCGTGAGGATTTGCCACCAAGGGCAAAGACTGTCTATATGTACTTAAAAGACCGCAGCAATAAGGATGGTGAATGTTGGCCCGCAGTCAAAACCATAGCAAAGGACACCTCACTATCTATCAGCACAGTAAAAAGAGCCATAGCGGATTTAATCCGTTATGGCTTACTAATTAAGGAATATCGTTACAGAGAAAACGGCAGTCATACTTCAAACCGATATTTTATAAAAGAACTAAAATAATAAAATTGTGTTTTAGCTCTTTGTTCAAAAATATGGCTTTCCGCCAAGAGGGTAATATGCTTTGTTTGTGAACGAAGTCTGCGTTCATAGTGGACCACCCAGAAGGAGTCACTCTAAGGAAGTTTATAGGCAGAGAAAGAAGTATAAGCAATAAACATAATTCGTATGAGAAAGATAATGTTTAACATGAATAAGAGATAATAAGGTATGTTTTTTATATTTTAACCTTCCTTAAAAAGTCCCCTCTAGGATAATCGGGAAGTCTAAAGTCATATCCAAGGCGGTTCATTTCTTGCATTTTAATGAGCAGCAGGTTCATATGAGAATTGAGCATGCAAGCAATCTGCTCAATGTTATATCCGTCCATTGCTAACTCGTAAACTTCTTCATTATCAAGAAGAAGATGGGACGCAAAGACGTTTGCCTCGTATTCTGTAATGCTTCGCATATCAAAAAGATTAAACTCCTTTAATCCAGTTGTGGCGAGTTGTCTATGTAAATGATCGTGACCGAGTTCATGGGCAAGAACAATATTATTCATATGCTCGTCAAGGTTATTATTCAAAAGTATAATTCGTTGTTTCCATTGATAGGTATACATACCGAGTAAATCTTCAAGAGAAGCATAATAAACTTTTATTCCCTGACTTTTAGCAATTTGTTGAACTTTGTGAGAACCGCATTTGCGTTTCAGAAGTTCAACTTTTTTATATATTTCAACTGAGTTAATCAAGCCAACACCTCCAACAAAAGGGCAGTTTTTTATCTCATTAGGAATAATAAACTATCAGAAGATGATTTAAGGTCTGAATTTCTTTGGTGTGTATTTTTTATTATCTTCTTTTGCATCCCAATAAGCTTGCTGTAATGCTTGCATAACAGCATCTTTATCTGTTTCGGATAACTCACCACCGGCAAATAAACCGCCGATTTCAGATACTAATTCCTGAGCTTGCTTTGCACCTCGAGAACCGTATTTCTCTTTGGCTTCTGCAATAAATTCTTCATCTTCCGTAAGCAGATAATTCACATCGATATGAAAATAATCTGCCAACATAGAATAGATTTCTCTTTTTTTGGGGTAGCTTTTACCAGTTTCATAACTGATGATTGTACGCAGTGAAACACCGATTTCTTTCGCTAAGTCCGTCTGTGTAAGTCCTTTATCCTTTCGCAGATCTCTGAGTTTCTCTCCAAACTTCATATAGTCCTCCTTGAATGTGAAGTTAAATTTCACAAAATACATTACTACATATTGACAAAAGTAGGTAATCTTCATATAATATAAATGTGAAGATAAACTACATATTTATATTACTTCAATCTTCACATTTTGTCAACGAATTTAATGGTATGGAAAATATTACATTATCTTGAATCAACCCAATATTTAAAACGGAGGACTGCTATGAGAGTTACCAGAACAATGAGAAATATTTCGCTTATGTATGAAGGCATGCATCTCAATGAAGAACAAGTTTTTCATAAGGCTAAACTGTTGTTAGATATCTATCGTGATGTTGTATGGAAAACTCTGAGAGAGGCTGATTACATAAAAGAAATATGTGAATCTTACTATAGCAATGATTTGAATGTTGCCTTAACTTATTTAGCTAATTTTGCACCGACAGAGCAAAAAGAAGAATTTAAGAATAAGGTTTCCTACATATTTGAAACATCTTGGATGATTGAACTTATTGATACCGCAATGATTAAAATATATGATTATCCTGCAAATGGAAAGCTTTATCATGAAATATTATCCAAATGCTATATAAATTCCGCAACATTCAATGGGCAGGAACTGCTTGAATGTTTATCTATGGAAAGGACAAGCTTTTATGTGAGAAAAAAAGAAGCCATTAAATTATTTGGAGTTGCACTTTGGGGGTATGCACTTCCAAGATACAAGGCTGTTTTTATTGGTAATCACAGTGAAGAAGATAATTATAATTACTTTTGCAAACATGCAGACTAAATGCGAACTAAATACGAACTAATCACGCACTGACTTTGGACATTGCATATTCTATAATGTGTATTGTGGGATGGGTACGAAATAAAATAACTGATAAGCCTCGACTATAAAAAAGTCGGGGCTTTTTTATACCCATTTTTCATAATACGGCAGTAAGAAAGCCGGGAGTAACAGAAATGTTATTCTCGGCTTTTTTTGCGCCATTTTTAGGAGGAAAAATGGATAAGCCAAATCGTTGGTTTCGGTGTCGTTCTCCGCCTTTCTGATTTTGATTCTAAACATTTCAAAATTCAGAAACGGAGGAAATAAAAATGTTTGATAACACAAACCCTTACTATTTGCAAATTCATGCAGATGAAAATACAAAGCGATACTATGCAGCTTTTGTTGATGAGGAAGGTAAAAAAATTGAAGTCGAAATAAGTGTAGCAGTTGCGAAATTGCTATTTCAGACTTTTGTTAGAAAAGAAAGAAATTTAAGACGTTCCGATGAAAGAAATCTTGAGCATTCTGAACTAAATGAGCAAATCTTATATCAAAGAGCCTTACATAAACCAGAATCATTGGAAGATACAGCTTTTTTGAATTTGCAAAAAGAAAAGCTATGGCGAGCAATTGATACATTACCTAAAATTCAACGAAGA containing:
- a CDS encoding DUF3991 and toprim domain-containing protein, which gives rise to MGKYIHFTEEEKRQANNVDLEYFLRQKGETLLPSGREKRLKSDHSITVRGNEWYDHATEKGGLAIDFVQNFYGLSFPDAVTMLLGGEMGKVYHCAEKKEEVKKPFKLPPQNKDMRRTFAYLIKHRCIDSDVVSFFAKEKLLYESCEKSNNGTKEYHNVIFVGLDENCVARHAHKRGIYTNGKGYKGNIYSSNPCYSFHFCGTSDMLYVFEAPIDMLSFISLHKDSDWKQHSYVSLCGLSEQAMLKQLEINLQIKKVVLCLDNDKAGINACEKFENLLYEQGILASRISPMLKDFNEDLQENAKEQIQSFEINMA
- a CDS encoding VirD4-like conjugal transfer protein, CD1115 family → MLFNSPVITLLGVGLLMFFVIGGLSMIAHFYTLNGIKNKTVGDGQHGVARFATKKEITQVYHPVTFQVADWRKGENLPKKQGLVVGSTGRKGTVTALVDTGDVHCLMIGAAGVGKTAFFLYPNLEYACASGMSFITTDTKGDLARNYGTIAKENYGYNIAVIDLRNPTRSDGNNLLHLVNKYMDIYLADNKKFYAKAKAEKYAKIIAKTIVSPDGNNAAMGQNAFFYDAAEGLLTAVILLIAEYLPPTEIDGQLVDKRHIVSVFKMVQDLMAPSQVKGKSQFQLLMDKLPLTHKAKWFAGAALNSAEQAMASVLSTVLSRLNAFLDTEMEQILCFHSSIDAETFCKEKSAIFLILPEEDNTKYFMVSLFLQQFYREMLMVADEHGGKLPNRVMIYADEIGTIPKIESFEMMLSAGRSRKISVVPIIQSFAQLDKNYGKEGSEIITDNCQLTIFGGFAPNSETAQVLSKALGSRTVMSGSISRGKNDPSQSLQMIERPLLTADELKSLPKGSFVVMKTGAHPMQTKLRLFLDWGITFEKSHEIEEKSHRKVYYADKEELEQNIIKSFSDSEIEDEVISSANKKHGGINHTAIKEQAEETALKRKTVLRP
- a CDS encoding helix-turn-helix domain-containing protein, yielding MSFFGSLYREDLPPRAKTVYMYLKDRSNKDGECWPAVKTIAKDTSLSISTVKRAIADLIRYGLLIKEYRYRENGSHTSNRYFIKELK
- a CDS encoding ImmA/IrrE family metallo-endopeptidase, with protein sequence MINSVEIYKKVELLKRKCGSHKVQQIAKSQGIKVYYASLEDLLGMYTYQWKQRIILLNNNLDEHMNNIVLAHELGHDHLHRQLATTGLKEFNLFDMRSITEYEANVFASHLLLDNEEVYELAMDGYNIEQIACMLNSHMNLLLIKMQEMNRLGYDFRLPDYPRGDFLRKVKI
- a CDS encoding helix-turn-helix domain-containing protein yields the protein MKFGEKLRDLRKDKGLTQTDLAKEIGVSLRTIISYETGKSYPKKREIYSMLADYFHIDVNYLLTEDEEFIAEAKEKYGSRGAKQAQELVSEIGGLFAGGELSETDKDAVMQALQQAYWDAKEDNKKYTPKKFRP
- a CDS encoding RNA polymerase sigma factor translates to MFDNTNPYYLQIHADENTKRYYAAFVDEEGKKIEVEISVAVAKLLFQTFVRKERNLRRSDERNLEHSELNEQILYQRALHKPESLEDTAFLNLQKEKLWRAIDTLPKIQRRRLILYYFEGFTYEQIAKIEGCSFRAIKYSVDCAKENLKKYFQK